Sequence from the bacterium CG_4_10_14_0_2_um_filter_33_32 genome:
AAATCGATGGAGCCTCAAACAGAGGAATCGATGAAATCAGAGCACTTAAAGAAAACGTTAAATTTACACCTCATACAGGAAAATATAAAGTTTTTATAATAGACGAAGTGCACATGCTTACAAAAGAAGCATTTAATGCACTTCTTAAAACATTAGAAGAACCTCCTTCACATGCAATTTTCATACTAGCAACAACCGAGGTACATAAAATTCCGGCTACAGTAATATCACGCTGCCAAAGGTTCGGATTTACTAAAATAACAGTAACCCAAACAGTTGGAAGGCTTGAAAAGATAATTAAAGAAGAAAACATAAAAGCACCGAAAGAAGTGCTAAGAATAATAGCAACTTACTCTGATGGGGCATTAAGGGATGCTATAAGTATCCTGGATCAGGCAGCATCCTTTGGAAACAAAACAATTTCGACAGAATTTGTTGAGGGAATTTTAGGGATAGCTGATAATAAAATAATTGAAGAATTAATACAATCAATTCTTACTTTAGATAGTAAAAAATCGTTAGAAATGGTCAACAGCGCGATCGAAAAAGGAACCGATGTCAGTCTTCTCGTTGATACCTTAATCAACAGACTGAGAGATATTATGATCGTAAAAGCGGGGGATGAAAATATACTAACCGACTACAGTAAAGAAGAGCTAGATACGCTTAAAGAGTTATCACAAAATATATCAATTGAAAAACTTTTAGAGATAATCGAAAAATTAAGCGACGCTAAGCAAAAAGTTAAATTTTCCACCCCAAATCACTTACCTGTAGAGCTTGCGATATTGGAAATAGGTAAAAAATATACAACCCCTAGAGAAGAAAATAAAGAAATATCCCCAAAAAAAGAAAATGCCCCAAAAGCACAAACCCAAGAAAAACCAATGAAAACAAACGAAAAGATAGCTCTTGCGGAGCATTTTTCGAATAAAAAAACAGAAAAAGAACCGCATAAAGAAGAAAAAAATCCAGACAATTTCCCCTTAGATAAAAGCTTTTTCCCTGTTATCAAAAATAAATGGAATGATATACTAAACGGAGTTAAGGCGTACAATCACTCGCTAATAGCCTGCTTAAAACCGTCTAAACCGAAAAGAATAGAAAACGGTTACCTGATTATCAGTTTTGATTACTTATTCCATAAAGAAAAAATCCAAAATGTTAACAATAAAAGGGCTGTGGAGGATATAATTCAAAAAATCGTAGGCAGATTTGTTCCAATACGCTGTGTTGTAAAACCGAAAGAAAACAGAAAAGAGGTTGAACCAACAATACTAGATAATGCCGCCGATATATTTGGAGGAGAAATAATAGAATGATGCAAAAAAAATATGACTCTAAAGAATTAGATATGGAAAAATTGCCTCCGCAGGATATAGATACAGAAGGTTCTTTATTGGGATCATTGCTTCTTGATAAAGACGCAATCTTAAAGGTCGCTGACTTTGTAAATCCGACTGACTTTTATCTTGATAAAAATGGGAAGATATTCGAAACCATGCTTACACTGTTTGAACAGCGAACCCCAATAGACATTGTAACATTGACCTCAAAGCTAAAAGAACAAAAAATTTTAGATGAGGTTGGGGGTGCTTCTTATATTACAAATCTTGTAAATAGTGTGCCTTCGGCAGCCCATATGGTCCATTACGGTAAAATTATAGCAGGTAAAGCAACCTTACGCCGTCTTATTAATGCGAGCCTAGAAATTACAAGATTAGGATTTGAGGAGAAAAAAGACGTAGATGTTATTTTAGATCAGGCAGAACAAAAACTTTTTAGCGTATCCCAAAAACATTTCAGGCAAAACTTTATACCGATCAAAAGCATTTTATCGGAATCATTTGATAGAATTGACGAACTACACAAAGAAAAGGGTAAGTTAAGGGGCATACCGACCGGATTTTCAGATCTAGACAATATTTTAGCCGGTTTACAACGATCAGATTTGATAATATTAGCTGGACGGCCATCTATGGGAAAAACGTCTCTCGCTTTAAACATTGCCGCAAATGTAGCTATAAAACAAGAAATATCTGTTGGTATATTCAGCTTGGAAATGTCAAAAGAACAATTAGTTGACAGGCTTTTGTGCGCTGAAGCAAATATAGACTCATGGAAACTAAGAACGGGTAATTTATCCGACGAAGACTTTCCTAAAATCGGCCATACAATGGGTATGCTTTCTGAAGCACCTATATTTATCGATGATTCTGCCAGTTTAAACGTAATGGAAATAAGAACTAAAGCCAGAAGATTACAAGTTGAACATGATTTAGGATTAATTGTAATTGATTATTTACAACTAATGGAAGGTAGATACTCAGATAATCGAGTACAGGAAATATCAGAAATTTCACGCTCCCTAAAAGCACTAGCACGAGAATTAAACATTCCTGTAATAGCATTATCACAGTTATCACGTGCGGTAGAACAAAGACCAGATAAAATCCCTCAATTATCAGATTTAAGAGAATCAGGATCTATAGAACAGGATGCAGATGTAGTGATATTCATTTACAGAGAAGAGTATTACAAACCAGATACTGAAAAAAAATTTGTCGCCGATATTTTAGTAAAAAAACATAGAAACGGTCCAACAGGAAGTGTTAAGCTATTCTTTAAACCTGAACAAATGAAATTTAAAAATTTAGACAAGCAAAGAGAAGAGGTCTTCTAAATAACTTATAACTTTTCAAATAAACTATTGGCTTTCATTTTCAATAATGATATAATTTTTTAAGTTAACTAAAGTAGGGCGGATGAACAATGAATCAGCAACTTTAAACAAAGAAACGAAAGTTTCTAACGAAAAAAGTGTATCTAAAAATCAATCTATGAATAAACCAAAAGTCGATTTCATAGCATCTGGCATAATAGGTGTATTGGCATCTCTTTTTTCGTTAATTGTTATAAAAAATCTTGGAATTAACATATCTATACTGATACCTTTTTTAATATTCATCCCGATATGTGTTATTGGAATAGCAATCGCGCGAGCTCTTGCTGATAAAATTCCCGCCTTATATCAATTCGGCAAGTTTGGTGAAACCGGAGGCCTAAATTGGCTATTTGATTTTGGTGTTTTAAACTTGCTTATCATGATTTCCGGCATCAGCACCGGAATATATTTTTCTTTATTTAAAGGTATCTCTTTTATTGCTTCTGTAACTAATAGTTACGCTTGGAACAAATTTTGGGTTTTTCGAAAGACCGAAAAAGAGAGCGAAAAAGAAACAGCTCAAGAAATTTCAAAATTTATGATAGTAAGTTTAGTCGGAATGGCAGTTAATGTCATCCTAGCTTCGGCGATTGTATTTATTGCACCAAAAATTATTTTATCCAATATTGCTCCTAAGGTTTGGGCTAATCTTGCCGCGGCGATTGGTTCAGTAAGCGCTATGATGTGGAATTTTGTAGGATATAAATTTTTTGTATTCAAGAAATAAATAGGGAGAGAAAAATGAGTGAAAATGTTTTTTTAAGCGTTATTATTCCTTGTCATAACGAAGAATCACGAATCGGCCATACTTTAAATGCGGTAGCACAACATTTAAATAAACAAAATTATGACGCGGAAGTAATTGCTGTTGATGCTAACAGTACCGATAAAACAATTGAGGTAATTAATTCTAAAAAGTATCTATTTAAAAACCTTCACATTTTAGAAGGTCATAGATCAATAAACGGCAAAGGAATGGCGATAAAACTTGGTATTTTAGCTGCCAGCGGCGATTACAGATGTTTTATTGATGCCGATAATGGCGCGCCCTTTGATCAGATCGATAAATTATTAGATCAAAGAAGCCAATACGACATAACTATAGGTTCTAGGTATGTTGAAGGTGGTAAGGCAGGAAAAAGAAATATCTTGCGATCTATTATGAGTAGGGGAGGAAATCTGCTTTTCTTGTTTCTTCTTGGTTTAAATTACAAAGACACTAGGTGTCCGTTAAAATTATTTTCTAAAGAAGCAGCTATAAAGATTTTCTCGGTTCAAAAAATACATGGATTTGGATTTGACACAGAAGTATTAGTACTTGCCAGAAAATTCGGCTATAAAGTTTTAGAAACGCCGGTAACCTGGCATGAGGTAGGGGAAAGTAAGGTAAATGTTGCTCAAGATTCCATAAAGTCAATTTTGGAAATATTCCAAATAAGATGGTACTTGATATCAGGGGTTTATAAAAAATCGAGATCTCAAAAAGATGAAAAAATATTCGAAAAAGCTAAATAAAGAGCACTATTTCTTTATTTTAATAATACTTATCGCCATTATTTTCAGATTTTGGAAATTAGGTGATATCCCGCCCGGATTATATCCGGACATAGCAGTTAATGGCACAGACGCTATTAGGGCTAATGAAAACTTAAGTTATCAGCTTTTTTATCCTGCGAATAACGGGAGAGAGGGGTTATTTATAAACTTAATCGCCGTTGCTTTTAAAATATTTGGAACCGGAATATGGCAACTAAGGTTAGTCGGTGCAATTATAGGTACTCTTACTGTTTACGGAGTCTATTTATTAACAAAAGAAATATTAGACAAACGATCAGCTTTATTCGCTTCACTTTTCACTGCCTCGTCTTTTTGGGCAGTAAATTTTTCTAGAATAGGTTTTAGGGCCATAATGGTACCTTTTATTATAGTTTTCTCGTTATATTTTCTATTAAGAAAATTAAATGATAAAAATAAATCTATTTGGGATTTTATAATTGCGGGTGTTATTTTCGGACTCGGTTTTCATACTTATATATCATTCAGAATCGCACCTCTTATTCTGGCAATAATTGCCGGATATATATTGATTTACAAAAGAAACCTGGTAAAAAAATATTGGAAAGGAATTTTATTGCTTTGTATAGCTATTTTTATTGCTGCTTTACCAATACTTATTTATTTTCAAGCACACGCTGCTGACATGGCCTTGCGCACTGGGCAGGTTTCAATCTTTAATGAGGGTGTAAATAAAGGAAATTTTTTAGGTACGCTTTTAAAAACAACTTCTTTGGCCTTCGGCATGTTTAATTTTTATGGCGATCCTAATTGGCGGCATAATTTTTCAAAACTGCCGGACCTCAATCCCATAGTCGGGATATTATTTATTGCAGGAATAGTTATTTCCTTAAAAAGCCTATTTACAAAAAAAGACAAAAAAACTAACCAACCCATTGATAAACTTCCTTATCTATTAATGATATCTTGGTTGATAATAATGCTAATACCGGCTATTTTAACAGAGGAAGGCATGCCTCATTCCTTAAGAGCAATAGGGTCAATGATTCCGGCATTTATGCTGGCTGGACTGGGGGCTAAATATTTATATGAAAAATTTGCTGAAAAGAAAGAATATCTTGTTAAAAAAATTACTGTCTTTATCTGTTCATTAATTATAATTTTTGATTTTTCCTTATATTTCGTCTTGTGGCCAAAAAATCCTGAAGTAATCGGCCAGTTTACAACACGCTATGTAGAAATTGCAAAATATCTCAATAACCTGCCTTCAAATTATAATAAATATGTAATAGTAAATATCAATGGCACAATAGTAGATGGCTTACCTATACCAGCTCAAACAATTAAGTTTCTAGCCTATAAAAAATCAAACATTCAATATTTAGAAAAAGAATCATTCAAAACTGCTAACCTAAAAAGTCCCGGGGTGATAATTGCTCTGGAAAATGATAATGAAATTAAAAACATGATTGAAAATAAAGGAATATACAACATAAAAGAATCTACGCTCGTTGTCCCCGATAAAAAAATCGACTTTGTAATTTATTTTTTGGAGTAATATGCAAAAATTAACAAGCTTTCTAAAATCACAAAAATTCTTGGTTACGTTTCTCTTATCCTTGATGTTCTTTGTGGCTGTAACGTCTATGGCAGGAGATTCTGCAATAGAAGATGAAGTGCCTCACATTGTATCCGGTTATTCTTATTTAACAAAAGGGGACTACAGATTGAACCCAGAACATCCACCCCTTATAAAAGATTTAGCGGCAGTACCTTTGCTATTCATACGTCCGAATTTTCCTACTGAGCAATGGCAAGCCGGAGTTAATGATCAATGGTCAGAAGGAGCAAATTTTTTATACAAAACGGGAAATAACGCTGATTTAATGCTTTTTTTGGGGCGATTACCTGTAATACTGCTTTCAATCTTGTTAGGATATTTTGTTTACAGATGGGCAAAAGAACTTTATGGCAACAAAGCTGGATTATTTGCATTAACTCTATATGCTTTTGATGCAAACATAATAGCGCATAGTAGGTTTGTTACCACAGATCTAGGCATAGCCGCAACTATGTTTATCAACCTATATTTTTTATGGAAATTCCTCGCGGAACCCACAAAGAAAAGATTTTTTCTTGTGGCTATAACTCTAGCCATTGCTTTGCTGACTAAATTCTCAGCACCGATAATTATAATTACTTATGCCTTTGTGGCACTATATCTAATTATTAGGCCTAAAAAATATGAAAAGGGCTCATTATTATTTATTAGATTCTTTAACTCGGATTTTTTAAGAAGATTTATTGGCTACTTTTTAACTTTTTTCTCAATAGCTATGATCGCTCTTATGATTGTTTGGGTTGTTTACTTCTTCCAAACAATAAATATGTCAAAAGAAATGTTCCATTTGTCAATTAATGACGGACTAGATAAGGGTGTAGCAAGAGATATTCTGAATAAAATAGCCGATGTTCCAGTACTTAGAGCTCTCAGTCATTACTTCTTGGGATTCTTTATGGTAAGTCAGCATGCAACGGGTGGTCATACTTCTTTTCTTTTAGGACAAGTCTCTAACGGCTGGTGGTATTACTATATAGTTGCTTTCTTGGTTAAAACTGCTGTCCCGACAATGATATTTATAATTATTAGTGTCTTGTTCTGGAAAAGTCAGCCAAATAAAGACCATAAAGCAAAAGTTATATTACTCACGCCTATATTAATTCTTGTCGGGTTTGCTTTATCAACGCGAATAAATCTAGGGATACGTTATCTGCTGCCGATTTTTCCATTAATTTATGTATTTATTAGCTTTATGGCAGAAAAAGTCAGCTTTGAAGATGTCAAATCATTATTTAAAAATAAGGTAACCTTCCACACTGCTTTTTCTTTATTTTTCTTTCTGCTTATTGGTTGGGCTATTATTACATCACTAAAAACATACCCCTATTATTTAACATATTTTAACGAGCTTATTGGCGGACCAAGAAACGGAATGCGATACGTAACTGATTCAAATTTAGACTGGGGACAAGACATGAAAAGACTTGCAAAATACGTAAAAAACAATAACATAGAAAAGATAAGGGTCGAGTATTTTGGGGGAGCTGATTATCCGGAATACTATCTAGGAGATAAATTTATTGCATGGAATACTGATAAAACCCCCGAACAAGGATACTATGCAATTAGCGTTACTTTATTTCAGCAAGCCCAAGCTAAAGGTCAATACGCATTCCTAAAAGATAAAAAACCTTTAACAACAATCGGACATTCAATATTGATTTTTAACTACTAAAGGAGGTAAATATGGCTTTTGATAAGATGAAAAAGATATACCAGCTAAGAAAACTTCAACAAGAATTGAAGCAAATGACAGTTGAGTCAGAAAGATTGGACGGAAAAATTAAAATAACTATGACCGGCGAATTTAAACCTCAAGAAATAAAAATTGACGAATCGCTATTATCACCAGATAACGCTTTTCAATTAGAAAAAGCTCTTAAAGAAGCTTTCATAGAAGCTTTAGGTAAAGCTCAGCATAATGCAGCTTCCAGAATGCGCGACTTTGGAGATCTGGGTATCCCGGGGCTCTAGCTAATGAAGATTCAAAAGAAAAATATCAGCATATCTGGGATAAAATTTAGCGTTAAAAACGATGATAAAGAAATAGCTTGGGCTTTTCTGTACATTATTAAGAATAGCCGACATAAAGAACCTTATGGCTTTTTTGAGAATCTTTATGTAGAAGAAGAATACCGAAAACAGGGTATAGGCAAAAAAATTATTAACGTCCTTATTGAAGAAGCCAAGAAAAATAACTGTTACAAAATTTTAGCAACTAGCAGGCATTCCAAGCCTAAAGTTCATACTTTATACGAAAAGTTTGGATTTAAAAATCATGGCTTAGAATTTAGAATGGATCTTATGAATAGTCCTACATTGCAAAAAGATTAAATTATAAAATACATCTGAGGGGGGATTTAAAATGAAATATTTGCCTAGATCAATAAAAAATTTAATTGAAGAATTTTCAAAATTACCGGGCGTAGGCCCAAAAACTGCGGAAAGATTTACTTTTAGTCTTCTGAAAAAACAGGAAAAAGATCTAGAAAAGTTTGCTGATACGATTCGGGATTTTAAAAAAAATCTTAAAAATTGCACTATCTGTCATAACATAGCCGAATCAGACCCTTGTGACATATGCTCCAATCCTACAAGAGATAAATCTACTATAGCAGTTGTCGAAAAGTCCTTAGATATTGTTGCTTTGGAAAAAACTGGACAGTTTAAAGGTACTTACCATGTACTTGGAGGATCAATATCCCCAATAGATGGGGTGACAGCAGCGGATCTGACTATAGATAAATTAGTTGAAAAAGTTAAAAAAAGAGAAGTCACGGAACTAATATTAGCCACAAACCCTACGCTAGAAGGCGAATCAACCGCTTCTTATATACAGCAATTGATAAAACCCGTAGGTATTAAAATTACAAGAATAGCTAGAGGCATACCAGTAGGGGGTGACTTAGAATATGCCGACGAAGTCACCATAATACGGGCACTTGAGGGAAGAAAAGAATACTAAAAATACTAAATAAAAAACTTTTAGTTAATATTGTAAAAAAGCTCTAGTAGCTTTATTTTATACGTATATAAAAAATGATATACTAGAAATATGCTAAAACTTTATAATACTCTTACAAAAAATAAAGAAATGTTTAAACCCATAAAAAATAAAAAAGTGGGGATTTATACATGCGGTCCAACCGTTTATGGCTATGCCCATATCGGTAATCTAAGAACTTATATTTTTGCTGATATTTTAAAAAAATATCTTAAATACGAAGGTTATAAAGTTAAACATGTAATGAATATAACAGACGTAGGTCACTTAACCTCTGACGGTGACACAGGAGAGGATAAGATTGAAAAAGAGGCGAGACTTGAACATAAAAGCGCTTGGGATATTGCAAATTTTTATACTCATGTATTTTTTGAAGACTCTGAAGCTCTTAATATTGAAAAACCGGACATAATTTCTAAAGCTACGGATTATATAAAAGATCAGATTGAATTTATACAAAAATTAGAAAAAAAAGGATTTACATATGTAATAAAAGATGGAGTTTATTTTGATACCTCCAAATTAAAAGATTATGGAAAGCTTGCCAAATTAGATATTAAAGGACTAAAAGCAGGGGCACGCATAAAAAGCGTAATTGGCAAAAAAAATATAACAGATTTTGCTCTG
This genomic interval carries:
- the dnaB gene encoding replicative DNA helicase, with protein sequence MQKKYDSKELDMEKLPPQDIDTEGSLLGSLLLDKDAILKVADFVNPTDFYLDKNGKIFETMLTLFEQRTPIDIVTLTSKLKEQKILDEVGGASYITNLVNSVPSAAHMVHYGKIIAGKATLRRLINASLEITRLGFEEKKDVDVILDQAEQKLFSVSQKHFRQNFIPIKSILSESFDRIDELHKEKGKLRGIPTGFSDLDNILAGLQRSDLIILAGRPSMGKTSLALNIAANVAIKQEISVGIFSLEMSKEQLVDRLLCAEANIDSWKLRTGNLSDEDFPKIGHTMGMLSEAPIFIDDSASLNVMEIRTKARRLQVEHDLGLIVIDYLQLMEGRYSDNRVQEISEISRSLKALARELNIPVIALSQLSRAVEQRPDKIPQLSDLRESGSIEQDADVVIFIYREEYYKPDTEKKFVADILVKKHRNGPTGSVKLFFKPEQMKFKNLDKQREEVF
- a CDS encoding nucleoid-associated protein, YbaB/EbfC family — translated: MAFDKMKKIYQLRKLQQELKQMTVESERLDGKIKITMTGEFKPQEIKIDESLLSPDNAFQLEKALKEAFIEALGKAQHNAASRMRDFGDLGIPGL
- a CDS encoding GNAT family N-acetyltransferase, which encodes MKIQKKNISISGIKFSVKNDDKEIAWAFLYIIKNSRHKEPYGFFENLYVEEEYRKQGIGKKIINVLIEEAKKNNCYKILATSRHSKPKVHTLYEKFGFKNHGLEFRMDLMNSPTLQKD
- a CDS encoding recombination protein RecR, with translation MKYLPRSIKNLIEEFSKLPGVGPKTAERFTFSLLKKQEKDLEKFADTIRDFKKNLKNCTICHNIAESDPCDICSNPTRDKSTIAVVEKSLDIVALEKTGQFKGTYHVLGGSISPIDGVTAADLTIDKLVEKVKKREVTELILATNPTLEGESTASYIQQLIKPVGIKITRIARGIPVGGDLEYADEVTIIRALEGRKEY